In Vitis vinifera cultivar Pinot Noir 40024 chromosome 17, ASM3070453v1, one genomic interval encodes:
- the LOC100263251 gene encoding plastid division protein CDP1, chloroplastic isoform X1 codes for MSMASSSGCIVLVGTTSAVESSSAGFGGCSSPVVLQFDVALGGSNGGGLSRVCRVRIGVRSGRRWRSRAIRELHQQKNQIHGGPGNAAPTTTVEIPVSCYQIVGVPDQAEKDEIVKSVMVLKNAEVEEGYTMETVMSRQDLLMDVRDKLLFEPEYAGNVKEKIPPKSALRIPWAWLPGALCLLQEVGEEKLVLDIGRRALQHPDAKPYIHDLILSMALAECAIAKIGFEKNKVSYGFEALARAQCLLRSKMSLGKMALLSQIEESLEELAPACTLELLGMPYIPENTERRRGAIAALCELLRQGLDVETSCQVQDWPCFLSRALNRLMVMEIIDLLPWDNLAVTRKNKKSLESQNQRVVIDFNCFYMVLIAHIALGFSSKQADLINKAKVICECLIASDGVDLKFEEAFCSFLLGQGDQAEAVERLRQLESGSNTASRNSIPGKEIKDSSNANPSLELWLKEAVLSVFPDTRDCSPSLASFFGAEKRTPRNRQTKGALLTVPSVNHRPISTALASDRRDIEEPLSYKNSSRHLGSAVKQLAPADLQSPLILGKNGNESDINPPSVQLKRNLGAYHSKVWENWLTTRDVVGRVTFVTVLGCVVLMTFKLSGLKFGRMRTTSRLASHKSIVETSSLARTTDPSLDCRSSITYKLKKLLVKVTKQLRNRSDGGNLQSSGLAANLSSSMAAVDRSPMPMQEAEMLVKQWQAAKAQALGPSHQIDSLSEVLDDSMLVQWQALADAARLKSCFWRFVLLQLSVIRADILSDSTGIEMAEIEALLEEAAELVDESQPKNPNYYSTYKVRYLLRRQDDGSWRFCEGDIQIPC; via the exons atgtcgaTGGCTTCCAGTTCCGGTTGCATCGTTCTTGTCGGAACCACCTCCGCTGTGGAATCATCCTCCGCCGGCTTCGGCGGTTGTTCTTCTCCTGTCGTTCTTCAATTTGATGTCGCTTTGGGTGGAAGCAATGGTGGCGGTTTGAGTAGGGTTTGTAGGGTTCGAATCGGGGTCCGGTCAGGGAGGCGATGGAGATCGCGGGCGATTCGTGAGTTGCATCAGCAGAAGAATCAGATTCATGGTGGCCCTGGTAATGCAGCTCCGACCACCACTGTTGAAATTCCGGTTTCTTGTTACCAG ATTGTTGGTGTTCCTGATCAAGCAGAAAAAGATGAGATTGTTAAGTCAGTGATGGTACTGAAAAATGCTGAGGTTGAGGAAGGCTATACAATGGAGACCGTTATGTCACGCCAG GATCTTTTAATGGATGTGAGGGATAAACTTCTTTTTGAACCAGAATATGCCGGTAATGTGAAGGAGAAGATCCCACCTAAATCTGCCCTTCGAATTCCGTGGGCTTGGTTGCCTGGAGCTCTTTGCCTCCTTCAAGAG GTTGGAGAAGAGAAACTTGTGCTGGATATTGGCCGAAGAGCACTCCAGCATCCAGATGCTAAGCCATATATTCATGATTTGATTCTATCTATGGCACTAGCAGAG TGTGCAATTGCAAAGATTGGTTTCGAGAAGAACAAAGTATCTTATGGATTTGAAGCTCTTGCTCGTGCTCAGTGTCTTCTTAGGAGCAAAATGTCTCTTGGGAAAATGGCATTGTTATCTCAG ATAGAAGAATCTTTGGAGGAGCTTGCACCTGCTTGCACATTGGAATTGCTAGGCATGCCTTACATACCTGAAAATACTGAACGGAGACGGGGAGCAATTGCAGCCCTGTGTGAATTGCTCAGGCAGGGTCTTGATGTAGAAACTTCATGCCAAGTCCAAGATTGGCCATGCTTCTTGAGCCGGGCACTCAACAGGCTCATGGTCATGGAAATAATTGATCTTCTTCCATGGGATAATTTAGCCGTTACAcggaagaataaaaaatcacttgAATCTCAGAATCAAAGGGttgtaattgattttaattgttTCTACATGGTGTTAATCGCTCATATTGCTCTTGGGTTTTCAAGCAAACAAGCAGATTTG ATCAACAAAGCAAAAGTGATATGCGAATGTTTGATAGCTTCAGATGGCGTTGATCTAAAATTTGAGGAAGCCTTTTGCTCATTCCTTCTTGGACAg GGTGATCAAGCAGAGGCTGTTGAAAGGCTTCGGCAGCTTGAATCTGGTTCAAATACTGCTTCACGAAATTCAATTCCAGGAAAGGAAATTAAAGATTCTTCCAATGCAAACCCATCATTG GagttgtggttgaaggaggCTGTGCTTAGTGTTTTTCCTGATACACGAGATTGTTCTCCGTCTTTG GCCAGTTTTTTTGGTGCTGAAAAAAGAACTCCTCGGAACAGGCAAACTAAAGGAGCCCTACTGACCGTTCCTAGTGTAAACCACAGACCAATATCTACTGCTCTTGCATCTGATCGGAGAGATATTGAGGAACCTCTTTCATATAAGAACTCTTCTCGACATCTTGGGTCAGCTGTAAAGCAGTTGGCTCCAGCTGATTTGCAAAGCCCTTTAATATTGGGCAAGAATGGTAATGAAAGTGATATTAACCCACCATCTGTTCAACTGAAAAGAAATCTTGGGGCATACCATAGTAAAGTGTGGGAAAATTGGTTGACCACTAGAGATGTAGTTGGAAGGGTAACCTTTGTAACAGTATTAGGGTGTGTTGTACTCATGACCTTTAAGCTCTCAGGTCTGAAGTTTGGGAGAATGAGGACTACATCTAGATTGGCCTCCCACAAATCAATTGTGGAGACAAGTTCTCTTGCCCGGACAACGGATCCTTCTCTAGATTGCAGAAGTAGCATCACTTACAAACTCAAGAAGCTGCTGGTGAAGGTTACAAAGCAACTCAGGAACCGCTCAGATGGTGGGAACCTGCAAAGTTCAGGCCTTGCTGCCAATCTATCATCCTCCATGGCAGCAGTGGACAGGAGTCCAATGCCTATGCAAGAAGCTGAGATGCTTGTCAAGCAATGGCAAGCCGCTAAAGCTCAAGCTCTTGGTCCTAGCCATCAGATTGATAGCCTGTCTGAAGTCCTTGATGATTCAATGCTGGTTCAG TGGCAAGCTCTAGCTGATGCAGCAAGACTTAAGTCTTGTTTCTGGAGATTTGTTTTACTGCAATTGTCTGTTATTCGGGCTGATATTTTATCAGATAGCACTGGCATTGAGATGGCAGAAATAGAGGCTCTCCTAGAAGAAGCAGCAGAGCTTGTTGATGAATCTCAGCCAAAGAACCCGAATTATTACAG CACATATAAAGTCCGTTATCTTCTGAGACGACAAGATGATGGTTCATGGAGATTTTGTGAAGGCGATATTCAAATACCATGCTGA
- the LOC100263251 gene encoding plastid division protein CDP1, chloroplastic isoform X2: MVLKNAEVEEGYTMETVMSRQDLLMDVRDKLLFEPEYAGNVKEKIPPKSALRIPWAWLPGALCLLQEVGEEKLVLDIGRRALQHPDAKPYIHDLILSMALAECAIAKIGFEKNKVSYGFEALARAQCLLRSKMSLGKMALLSQIEESLEELAPACTLELLGMPYIPENTERRRGAIAALCELLRQGLDVETSCQVQDWPCFLSRALNRLMVMEIIDLLPWDNLAVTRKNKKSLESQNQRVVIDFNCFYMVLIAHIALGFSSKQADLINKAKVICECLIASDGVDLKFEEAFCSFLLGQGDQAEAVERLRQLESGSNTASRNSIPGKEIKDSSNANPSLELWLKEAVLSVFPDTRDCSPSLASFFGAEKRTPRNRQTKGALLTVPSVNHRPISTALASDRRDIEEPLSYKNSSRHLGSAVKQLAPADLQSPLILGKNGNESDINPPSVQLKRNLGAYHSKVWENWLTTRDVVGRVTFVTVLGCVVLMTFKLSGLKFGRMRTTSRLASHKSIVETSSLARTTDPSLDCRSSITYKLKKLLVKVTKQLRNRSDGGNLQSSGLAANLSSSMAAVDRSPMPMQEAEMLVKQWQAAKAQALGPSHQIDSLSEVLDDSMLVQWQALADAARLKSCFWRFVLLQLSVIRADILSDSTGIEMAEIEALLEEAAELVDESQPKNPNYYSTYKVRYLLRRQDDGSWRFCEGDIQIPC; the protein is encoded by the exons ATGGTACTGAAAAATGCTGAGGTTGAGGAAGGCTATACAATGGAGACCGTTATGTCACGCCAG GATCTTTTAATGGATGTGAGGGATAAACTTCTTTTTGAACCAGAATATGCCGGTAATGTGAAGGAGAAGATCCCACCTAAATCTGCCCTTCGAATTCCGTGGGCTTGGTTGCCTGGAGCTCTTTGCCTCCTTCAAGAG GTTGGAGAAGAGAAACTTGTGCTGGATATTGGCCGAAGAGCACTCCAGCATCCAGATGCTAAGCCATATATTCATGATTTGATTCTATCTATGGCACTAGCAGAG TGTGCAATTGCAAAGATTGGTTTCGAGAAGAACAAAGTATCTTATGGATTTGAAGCTCTTGCTCGTGCTCAGTGTCTTCTTAGGAGCAAAATGTCTCTTGGGAAAATGGCATTGTTATCTCAG ATAGAAGAATCTTTGGAGGAGCTTGCACCTGCTTGCACATTGGAATTGCTAGGCATGCCTTACATACCTGAAAATACTGAACGGAGACGGGGAGCAATTGCAGCCCTGTGTGAATTGCTCAGGCAGGGTCTTGATGTAGAAACTTCATGCCAAGTCCAAGATTGGCCATGCTTCTTGAGCCGGGCACTCAACAGGCTCATGGTCATGGAAATAATTGATCTTCTTCCATGGGATAATTTAGCCGTTACAcggaagaataaaaaatcacttgAATCTCAGAATCAAAGGGttgtaattgattttaattgttTCTACATGGTGTTAATCGCTCATATTGCTCTTGGGTTTTCAAGCAAACAAGCAGATTTG ATCAACAAAGCAAAAGTGATATGCGAATGTTTGATAGCTTCAGATGGCGTTGATCTAAAATTTGAGGAAGCCTTTTGCTCATTCCTTCTTGGACAg GGTGATCAAGCAGAGGCTGTTGAAAGGCTTCGGCAGCTTGAATCTGGTTCAAATACTGCTTCACGAAATTCAATTCCAGGAAAGGAAATTAAAGATTCTTCCAATGCAAACCCATCATTG GagttgtggttgaaggaggCTGTGCTTAGTGTTTTTCCTGATACACGAGATTGTTCTCCGTCTTTG GCCAGTTTTTTTGGTGCTGAAAAAAGAACTCCTCGGAACAGGCAAACTAAAGGAGCCCTACTGACCGTTCCTAGTGTAAACCACAGACCAATATCTACTGCTCTTGCATCTGATCGGAGAGATATTGAGGAACCTCTTTCATATAAGAACTCTTCTCGACATCTTGGGTCAGCTGTAAAGCAGTTGGCTCCAGCTGATTTGCAAAGCCCTTTAATATTGGGCAAGAATGGTAATGAAAGTGATATTAACCCACCATCTGTTCAACTGAAAAGAAATCTTGGGGCATACCATAGTAAAGTGTGGGAAAATTGGTTGACCACTAGAGATGTAGTTGGAAGGGTAACCTTTGTAACAGTATTAGGGTGTGTTGTACTCATGACCTTTAAGCTCTCAGGTCTGAAGTTTGGGAGAATGAGGACTACATCTAGATTGGCCTCCCACAAATCAATTGTGGAGACAAGTTCTCTTGCCCGGACAACGGATCCTTCTCTAGATTGCAGAAGTAGCATCACTTACAAACTCAAGAAGCTGCTGGTGAAGGTTACAAAGCAACTCAGGAACCGCTCAGATGGTGGGAACCTGCAAAGTTCAGGCCTTGCTGCCAATCTATCATCCTCCATGGCAGCAGTGGACAGGAGTCCAATGCCTATGCAAGAAGCTGAGATGCTTGTCAAGCAATGGCAAGCCGCTAAAGCTCAAGCTCTTGGTCCTAGCCATCAGATTGATAGCCTGTCTGAAGTCCTTGATGATTCAATGCTGGTTCAG TGGCAAGCTCTAGCTGATGCAGCAAGACTTAAGTCTTGTTTCTGGAGATTTGTTTTACTGCAATTGTCTGTTATTCGGGCTGATATTTTATCAGATAGCACTGGCATTGAGATGGCAGAAATAGAGGCTCTCCTAGAAGAAGCAGCAGAGCTTGTTGATGAATCTCAGCCAAAGAACCCGAATTATTACAG CACATATAAAGTCCGTTATCTTCTGAGACGACAAGATGATGGTTCATGGAGATTTTGTGAAGGCGATATTCAAATACCATGCTGA